In a genomic window of uncultured Flavobacterium sp.:
- a CDS encoding baseplate J/gp47 family protein has translation MNTDGSQIDNVIFKRNGVNQEERFSDALEPENLKLHDFTIEDWLLFAYNFAKQVNFFDTNNDKKPEGDWQEFFNYFGFSKDNLPDGGIPKRTEKEYATLKENITKTLSNANINQDLTPHMTLFVCFLKLLELSQDKLNLITKKHLDFFYKDILQIKKLPTKADKVSIIFELAKKIAEEKIPVNTELDAGKDPDGKKLIYKTTEEFIANKANIAYLKSVYNDVDLGEIKYSDVANSLDGKGEPLKEDAQYWFPFGYTSKEKKYPELGDAKLGFAIASELFNLKEGDRNIAITVTFAHDLTFHKPFTAEDLLANISILYSGKKAWIGNFKLSKSIIFKTGTLSSSVGGKQLTLVFQIPKDDPAIVGYDQKVLGEFFSTELPVIRFLIHTEDPKGHNLFRALVTKAISSITAKVEVKDVKSLLLESDNGLLNATKPFYPFTTQPEKNSSFIINYPEIFSKKWTDADINIKWKNTPLSFETHYASYKNSFLETISKKIFLDAIFIDDSTVTRLNANQPEDGIAKRAVPEPRITKEPRIDTQPRNVPEPTTTTETPDELAINPNNPIVVDGYFKATLSVLNKEVWEEQNNAVNLFDDPDKDKIFETNVHVNGSTYAIDKSGPIRLTLNHSFLHSLYPKIYTLAIMNVATDATTPIPNEPYTPVAESISLNYSAEETIDFTHYESNRIKLFHEAPFGQREEHSYLKQQAINKEILDNGTSITNFLVPDYCNGGEFYVGLHDAETMQQISLLFQILEGSENISVPTFTGKQKVEWYILCDNYWKNLDKDILANGIDNFLKSGIVKFSIPKQASNDNTLFPADTLWVKAKMHKDYDAVCKVIDVKTQVVTAEFFDNNNNLSHLDSSLPAKTISKLITRVPQIKSIDQPFNSFSGKPLESDPSYYLRVSERLRHKNRAITLWDYEHLILQEFPSVFRVKCLNHTFISGTSTSFLSPGKVTLVVIPDIVDKNVFDIYEPRVSTATLNSIENFINSKNSMQVSAKVINPDYEKVIIKLDVKFYPQYDENFYKKQLNEDLIKFLSPWAFDTSKQIIFGVELQRSIVIEYIENLYYVDFLSQLEMAIYIDKKTNKDQPKPLEDTANNVVNVKLLDFLNTLSPSSPKNILVSVKNHIIGTNIKTCKEPIPEQPEKCRY, from the coding sequence ATGAATACCGACGGCAGCCAAATAGACAATGTTATTTTTAAAAGAAATGGAGTCAATCAGGAAGAACGCTTTAGTGACGCACTAGAGCCTGAAAACCTGAAACTTCATGATTTTACTATTGAAGACTGGTTGTTATTTGCTTATAATTTTGCAAAACAAGTCAACTTTTTCGACACTAATAACGATAAAAAACCGGAAGGCGATTGGCAGGAATTTTTTAACTATTTCGGTTTTTCAAAAGATAATCTTCCGGATGGTGGTATTCCAAAAAGAACAGAAAAAGAATATGCTACTTTAAAAGAAAACATTACCAAAACATTATCGAACGCCAATATCAATCAGGATCTTACGCCTCACATGACATTGTTTGTGTGTTTCCTGAAATTATTGGAATTATCCCAAGACAAACTTAATCTTATTACAAAAAAGCATTTAGATTTTTTCTATAAAGACATACTGCAAATCAAAAAACTTCCTACAAAAGCTGATAAGGTTAGTATCATTTTTGAACTGGCAAAAAAAATTGCCGAAGAAAAAATCCCTGTAAATACAGAACTTGATGCAGGAAAAGATCCTGATGGCAAAAAATTAATATACAAAACCACAGAAGAATTTATTGCAAATAAAGCCAATATAGCCTACCTAAAAAGCGTGTATAATGACGTTGATTTGGGCGAAATAAAATACAGCGACGTTGCAAATTCGCTTGACGGAAAAGGCGAACCCTTAAAAGAAGACGCTCAATATTGGTTTCCTTTTGGATATACATCCAAAGAAAAAAAATATCCGGAATTGGGCGATGCAAAATTAGGTTTTGCAATAGCTTCAGAGTTATTTAATCTTAAGGAAGGCGATAGAAATATTGCTATCACAGTTACTTTTGCTCATGATTTAACTTTTCATAAACCATTTACTGCAGAAGATCTTCTGGCAAATATCAGTATTTTATACAGTGGAAAAAAAGCATGGATTGGAAATTTTAAACTCAGCAAAAGCATCATTTTTAAAACTGGAACTCTATCTTCAAGCGTTGGTGGAAAACAATTAACATTGGTTTTTCAGATACCAAAAGACGATCCGGCAATTGTTGGTTATGATCAGAAAGTTTTAGGCGAATTTTTCTCAACAGAACTTCCTGTAATTCGATTTTTAATCCATACGGAAGATCCAAAAGGGCATAATCTTTTTAGAGCTTTAGTGACAAAAGCAATAAGCAGTATTACCGCAAAAGTTGAAGTTAAAGATGTGAAATCTCTATTGTTAGAAAGTGATAACGGTTTATTGAATGCTACAAAACCCTTTTATCCTTTTACAACTCAACCCGAAAAAAACAGCTCCTTTATAATAAATTATCCTGAAATTTTTTCTAAAAAATGGACAGATGCAGATATTAATATAAAGTGGAAAAATACTCCATTATCATTTGAAACTCATTATGCTTCCTATAAAAATAGTTTTCTTGAAACCATAAGTAAAAAGATTTTTCTTGATGCAATTTTCATCGATGATAGTACTGTAACCAGATTGAATGCCAATCAACCTGAAGATGGAATTGCAAAAAGAGCCGTACCAGAACCAAGAATTACTAAAGAACCAAGAATAGATACACAACCAAGAAACGTCCCAGAACCAACAACTACTACAGAAACTCCCGATGAACTTGCAATAAACCCAAACAATCCAATTGTTGTAGACGGCTATTTTAAAGCAACATTATCTGTTTTAAACAAAGAAGTTTGGGAAGAACAAAATAATGCTGTCAATTTATTTGATGATCCTGATAAGGATAAAATATTTGAAACTAATGTCCATGTAAATGGCAGCACTTATGCGATTGACAAAAGCGGTCCGATACGATTGACATTAAATCATTCGTTTTTGCATTCGTTATATCCAAAAATATATACTCTGGCAATAATGAATGTGGCTACAGATGCAACAACGCCTATTCCAAATGAGCCATATACGCCAGTTGCAGAAAGCATAAGTCTGAATTATTCTGCTGAGGAAACTATTGATTTTACGCACTACGAATCTAACCGAATAAAATTGTTTCATGAAGCTCCTTTTGGTCAGCGTGAAGAACATTCTTATCTGAAACAACAAGCCATTAATAAGGAGATTTTAGATAATGGAACCTCAATTACCAATTTTTTGGTTCCGGATTATTGCAATGGAGGTGAATTTTATGTAGGTCTTCACGATGCTGAAACCATGCAGCAAATTTCATTATTATTTCAAATATTAGAAGGAAGCGAAAATATCAGCGTTCCTACTTTTACAGGAAAACAAAAAGTAGAATGGTACATATTATGCGACAATTACTGGAAAAATCTTGATAAGGATATTTTAGCAAATGGTATCGATAACTTTTTAAAATCGGGTATCGTAAAATTTAGTATTCCAAAACAGGCATCTAATGACAACACGTTATTTCCTGCCGATACACTTTGGGTAAAAGCAAAAATGCACAAAGATTATGATGCCGTTTGCAAAGTTATCGATGTGAAAACTCAGGTTGTTACCGCAGAATTTTTCGACAATAACAATAATTTATCTCATTTAGACAGCTCATTACCAGCCAAAACAATATCTAAATTAATTACGAGAGTTCCACAGATTAAAAGTATAGATCAGCCTTTTAATTCGTTTTCCGGAAAACCATTAGAGTCAGATCCCTCCTATTATCTCCGCGTAAGCGAGCGTTTGCGCCACAAAAACAGAGCTATAACACTTTGGGATTATGAACATTTGATTTTACAGGAATTCCCAAGTGTTTTTAGAGTAAAATGCCTTAATCACACTTTTATTTCGGGTACAAGTACTTCGTTTTTATCTCCGGGAAAAGTAACGCTTGTAGTAATTCCGGATATCGTAGACAAAAATGTTTTCGATATTTATGAGCCAAGAGTAAGCACAGCAACATTGAACAGCATAGAAAATTTTATTAATTCTAAAAATTCAATGCAAGTGTCTGCAAAAGTAATTAATCCTGATTACGAGAAAGTTATCATAAAACTGGATGTGAAGTTTTATCCACAATACGATGAGAATTTTTATAAAAAACAGCTTAATGAAGATCTTATCAAATTTTTATCGCCTTGGGCTTTTGATACTTCTAAGCAAATCATATTTGGAGTTGAGCTTCAGCGAAGTATCGTTATAGAATATATCGAAAATTTATATTATGTAGATTTTTTATCTCAGCTAGAAATGGCAATATACATCGATAAAAAAACAAATAAGGATCAACCAAAACCATTAGA
- a CDS encoding phage tail sheath C-terminal domain-containing protein has product MATTYKTPGVYVEEIVKFPPSVAQVETAIPAFIGYTEKATNKINGDLKLKPTRITSLLEYERFFGFAKPETTISVTINDIVDNGSTARSVIVNQPSSRQPFLMYYSMQLFFANGGGPCYIISVGRYGEDLDDADTKVTSINDSSQLKKGLLELEKMDEPTLILFPDATQVTGINTTDFYGLYNDALNQCRNLQDRFTIIDTLSYDATSPTDTNIDDLRGVISSEKDTLKYGAAYYPHLETILDYRYNASEIAIKHFTSPTPDAMSTVLSDLGGSKTAIAPLINKLKTVPGTNDNLTGSIAEVLKFIESAAGFNNAAATTAAEAVITGGGTQADADAAAAAAGTFTVAKNTIFIPLLETLTKDLANLIGEKEKIKKAALAAIASDEEDQPTRDAIKAVLKNLTDPFELANKIESVKTNLADLLGKAKAANTKVKITANVKGAAGVTTVLSEIPKILHFTAPASILDFPAAITIDVDLFAPITANIDAIIAAVTTAKPNDQNNGAMNGRFLADITELDNVTYNKILSEISNLSITLPPSSAIAGIYARVDGDRGVWKAPANVSLNYVIAPTVKITNNIQDGLNIDTVAGKSINAIRTFTGKGTLVWGSRTLAGNDSEWRYVPVRRFFNMAEESIKKATEQFVFEPNDANTWIRVRAMIENFLILQWRAGALAGAKPEQAFYVRIGLGQTMSAVDILDGKMIIEIGLAVVRPAEFIILRFSHKMQES; this is encoded by the coding sequence ATGGCAACAACTTACAAAACGCCTGGAGTATATGTTGAGGAAATCGTAAAGTTTCCTCCTTCTGTTGCCCAGGTAGAGACAGCGATTCCTGCTTTTATTGGCTATACCGAAAAAGCCACGAACAAGATTAACGGAGATTTGAAATTGAAACCAACAAGAATAACATCTCTTTTAGAATACGAACGCTTTTTTGGCTTTGCAAAACCAGAGACAACAATTAGTGTTACCATTAATGATATAGTTGATAATGGTTCGACAGCAAGATCTGTGATTGTAAATCAACCATCTAGCAGACAGCCTTTTTTGATGTATTATTCGATGCAATTGTTTTTTGCAAATGGCGGCGGTCCATGTTACATTATATCCGTTGGCCGTTATGGCGAAGATTTGGATGACGCTGATACAAAAGTAACTTCTATAAATGATAGTTCTCAATTAAAAAAAGGTTTGCTTGAATTAGAAAAAATGGATGAACCAACGCTTATCCTTTTTCCGGATGCTACCCAAGTTACCGGTATTAATACAACTGATTTTTATGGTTTGTATAATGATGCGTTGAACCAATGTAGAAATCTGCAGGATCGATTTACAATTATCGACACGCTTAGCTATGATGCTACTAGCCCAACAGATACAAACATTGATGATTTGAGAGGAGTTATTAGTTCAGAGAAAGATACTTTAAAATATGGAGCTGCTTATTATCCGCATTTAGAGACTATTCTAGATTACAGATACAATGCAAGTGAAATTGCGATTAAGCATTTCACCTCACCTACGCCTGATGCAATGTCAACTGTATTAAGTGATTTAGGAGGTTCAAAAACTGCAATTGCACCATTAATCAATAAGCTAAAAACAGTTCCGGGAACAAATGATAATCTAACAGGAAGTATAGCCGAAGTTTTGAAGTTTATTGAATCAGCAGCCGGCTTTAATAATGCAGCAGCAACTACAGCAGCAGAAGCAGTTATAACCGGAGGAGGAACACAAGCAGATGCAGATGCCGCAGCTGCAGCCGCAGGAACTTTTACGGTTGCAAAAAACACGATCTTTATTCCCTTGTTAGAAACTTTGACTAAAGATCTGGCCAACCTTATAGGAGAAAAAGAAAAAATTAAAAAAGCAGCATTAGCAGCAATAGCTTCTGATGAAGAAGACCAACCAACCAGAGACGCTATTAAGGCTGTCTTAAAAAATCTCACTGATCCTTTTGAATTAGCTAATAAAATTGAAAGCGTTAAAACCAATTTGGCTGATTTATTAGGGAAAGCAAAAGCTGCAAATACCAAAGTAAAAATAACCGCTAATGTTAAAGGAGCTGCAGGAGTTACTACTGTACTTTCAGAAATTCCAAAAATTTTGCATTTCACAGCACCAGCTTCTATCCTTGACTTTCCGGCAGCTATCACCATTGATGTTGATCTTTTTGCACCTATTACCGCTAATATTGATGCAATTATTGCTGCTGTAACAACCGCAAAACCAAATGATCAAAATAACGGTGCCATGAATGGCCGCTTTTTAGCAGATATTACAGAGCTTGATAATGTTACCTACAATAAAATACTTTCCGAAATTTCTAATCTTTCAATAACGCTGCCACCAAGTTCTGCAATAGCAGGAATTTATGCAAGAGTCGATGGTGATCGTGGCGTATGGAAAGCACCGGCAAATGTTAGTTTAAACTATGTCATAGCTCCTACGGTAAAAATCACTAATAATATACAAGACGGATTGAATATTGATACCGTAGCAGGTAAATCTATCAATGCTATTAGAACTTTTACCGGCAAAGGAACCTTGGTTTGGGGGTCAAGAACCTTAGCTGGTAACGATAGCGAATGGCGTTATGTTCCGGTTCGCCGATTTTTTAATATGGCCGAAGAATCCATTAAAAAAGCAACCGAACAATTCGTTTTTGAACCTAACGATGCCAATACCTGGATAAGAGTAAGAGCTATGATTGAGAATTTCTTAATTCTGCAATGGAGAGCCGGAGCTTTGGCGGGAGCAAAACCTGAACAAGCTTTTTATGTAAGAATCGGACTGGGACAAACCATGTCTGCGGTGGATATTTTAGACGGTAAAATGATAATCGAAATTGGGTTGGCAGTAGTTCGTCCGGCTGAGTTTATCATCCTTCGTTTCTCTCACAAAATGCAGGAATCTTAA
- a CDS encoding LysM peptidoglycan-binding domain-containing protein has product MTTTNGELKKLKIIAYSDPQFNNPVSDIEEFITLMNPEKYTFHYKIEQDTTQAAGTSSPAPRFTAIAPEELELDFVFDRTGVIAGKETTENGVIEDIEHFRKVILEYNGTEHKPNYLKIAWGSLLFKGSLTEMTIEYKLFRPDGTPIRAIAKGKFKGVVEDELRAKQQNNQSPDLTHTRTVKAGDTLPLMSFRIYGDSKYYLEVAKANKIINFRKLKIGQKIFFPPLQKQQ; this is encoded by the coding sequence ATGACAACGACTAATGGTGAATTAAAAAAGCTGAAGATCATTGCTTACAGCGATCCTCAATTCAACAATCCTGTTTCGGATATTGAAGAGTTTATTACTTTGATGAATCCCGAGAAATATACTTTTCATTACAAAATAGAACAAGATACAACCCAAGCCGCCGGAACGAGCAGTCCTGCACCAAGATTTACAGCGATTGCTCCGGAGGAATTAGAATTGGATTTTGTTTTTGATCGAACAGGCGTTATTGCCGGAAAAGAAACTACCGAAAATGGTGTTATTGAAGACATTGAGCATTTTAGAAAAGTAATTTTAGAATATAATGGCACAGAACACAAGCCAAATTACTTGAAAATTGCCTGGGGAAGTTTGTTATTCAAAGGATCTCTTACGGAAATGACCATTGAATATAAACTTTTCAGACCAGACGGAACGCCAATTAGAGCAATTGCAAAAGGAAAGTTTAAAGGAGTTGTTGAAGATGAGCTAAGGGCAAAACAGCAAAACAATCAATCTCCTGATTTAACACATACCAGAACTGTAAAAGCAGGCGATACGCTTCCGCTAATGTCATTTAGAATCTACGGTGATTCAAAATACTATCTTGAAGTAGCAAAAGCTAATAAGATTATAAATTTTAGAAAGCTGAAAATTGGTCAAAAAATATTCTTCCCTCCTCTTCAAAAACAACAATAG
- a CDS encoding phage tail protein: MANYYPPVGFHFLVEFDQLGTKEKDHQFQSVSGLSVDLETEEFVEGGENRFKHKVPVKTKYPNLVLKRGILIDSDVIEWCRKAIENFEFKPVDLTVKLLNQDHEPLMHWKVVHAYPVKWAVEDFSALESKIVIESFELTYNYFTLHKK, encoded by the coding sequence ATGGCTAATTACTATCCACCCGTAGGTTTTCATTTTCTGGTTGAATTTGATCAACTTGGAACAAAAGAAAAAGACCATCAATTTCAATCTGTATCAGGACTATCCGTAGATCTTGAAACGGAAGAATTTGTCGAGGGTGGAGAAAACAGATTCAAACACAAAGTTCCTGTAAAAACCAAATATCCAAATTTGGTTCTCAAAAGAGGAATTCTTATTGATTCTGACGTAATTGAATGGTGCAGAAAAGCAATAGAAAATTTCGAATTTAAGCCCGTAGATTTAACTGTAAAACTCTTGAATCAAGATCACGAACCTTTGATGCACTGGAAAGTTGTACATGCCTATCCCGTAAAATGGGCAGTTGAAGATTTTAGCGCTCTGGAAAGCAAAATTGTTATTGAAAGCTTTGAGCTTACTTATAATTATTTCACTCTTCACAAAAAATAA
- a CDS encoding PAAR domain-containing protein, producing the protein MGAPAARINDMHVCPMVTGTVPHVGGPILPPGAPTVLIGGQPAACLGDMIVCTGPPDSIIAGSSTVLIGGKPAARMGDSTAHGGTIVIGCPTVLIG; encoded by the coding sequence ATGGGAGCACCAGCCGCAAGAATCAACGATATGCACGTTTGCCCAATGGTAACAGGAACTGTTCCTCATGTAGGCGGACCAATATTACCTCCGGGCGCACCTACAGTACTTATAGGCGGTCAACCGGCAGCTTGTTTAGGCGATATGATCGTTTGCACGGGACCTCCTGATAGTATTATAGCGGGTTCAAGTACAGTGCTTATTGGAGGAAAACCAGCCGCAAGAATGGGAGATTCAACTGCGCATGGCGGAACAATTGTAATAGGATGTCCAACTGTTTTAATAGGCTAA
- a CDS encoding GPW/gp25 family protein, with amino-acid sequence MENKEAFLGTGWSFPPEFKKNTKAVVMTSDEADIKSSLEILLSTKIGERIMLPRYGCNMDELLFESLDRTLKTYVSELIKTAILYYEPRIDVEKIDITQSDDLEGELLVIIDYRIRSTNSRSNLVYPFYKGEGTNI; translated from the coding sequence ATGGAAAATAAAGAAGCTTTTTTAGGTACCGGATGGAGTTTTCCGCCAGAGTTTAAAAAAAATACGAAAGCAGTCGTAATGACATCTGATGAGGCAGATATTAAAAGCAGTTTAGAGATATTGCTTTCTACCAAAATTGGCGAACGCATTATGCTGCCGAGATATGGTTGTAATATGGACGAATTACTTTTTGAATCATTAGACAGAACGCTAAAAACCTATGTTTCAGAATTAATAAAAACGGCCATTTTATATTATGAACCACGAATTGATGTCGAAAAAATTGACATAACACAAAGTGACGATTTAGAAGGAGAATTATTAGTCATAATCGATTACAGAATAAGAAGTACAAACTCAAGAAGCAATCTTGTTTATCCGTTTTACAAAGGAGAAGGCACTAATATTTAA
- a CDS encoding DUF4255 domain-containing protein: MIFEVIQIISEQVNNYLAEIGLEKSVVPENIAFLESQKDDTGEALKDGVALTVINLAEEATLKNFPNHSVENTKTIYKNSVVNLNLYILFSANRDKYINSLKDISKIIEFFQGKRLFTQANTIFNRSTSAMSNVDNFRFTVELYTPTFEELNYIWGTLGGKQLPSALYKVSMIQIERNIVQAEGQLIGEFSGTTKRKEQS, encoded by the coding sequence ATGATTTTTGAAGTAATACAAATAATTTCAGAACAAGTAAACAACTATCTAGCCGAAATTGGGTTGGAGAAATCTGTTGTTCCTGAAAATATTGCTTTTTTGGAATCTCAAAAAGATGATACAGGCGAAGCATTAAAAGATGGCGTTGCACTTACTGTAATCAATTTAGCCGAAGAAGCTACTTTAAAAAACTTCCCAAATCATAGTGTTGAAAATACTAAAACAATTTATAAAAATAGTGTCGTCAATTTAAATCTGTATATCCTTTTTAGCGCGAATCGAGACAAATACATCAACTCACTTAAGGATATTTCGAAAATTATTGAATTTTTTCAAGGGAAAAGGCTTTTTACTCAAGCCAATACCATCTTTAACAGAAGTACTAGCGCTATGAGCAATGTAGACAATTTTAGATTTACGGTTGAACTCTACACTCCCACTTTTGAAGAATTGAATTATATCTGGGGAACATTGGGCGGAAAACAGCTTCCGTCGGCTTTATATAAAGTGAGTATGATACAAATCGAACGCAATATTGTTCAGGCAGAAGGACAACTTATTGGCGAATTTTCAGGAACAACCAAAAGAAAAGAACAGTCATGA
- a CDS encoding phage tail protein has product MSYPLSKFHFSVDWGGTKIGFTEVSGLDVETEVIEYRQGASPEYSKIKMPGMQKFSNITMKRGTFKSDNEYYAWWNTVKLNTIERRDITIKLLNEEHEPVITWKVKNAWPTKVQSTDLKADGNEVAIESIELVHEGLSIQND; this is encoded by the coding sequence ATGAGTTATCCATTATCAAAGTTTCATTTCTCAGTTGACTGGGGTGGAACAAAAATAGGTTTTACAGAGGTTTCCGGATTAGATGTAGAAACTGAAGTTATTGAATACCGTCAGGGCGCAAGTCCGGAATACAGCAAGATAAAGATGCCGGGAATGCAGAAGTTCTCTAACATTACCATGAAAAGAGGCACTTTTAAAAGCGATAATGAATATTATGCCTGGTGGAATACGGTAAAACTAAACACCATCGAAAGAAGGGATATCACCATCAAATTACTTAACGAGGAACACGAACCAGTGATTACCTGGAAAGTAAAAAATGCGTGGCCAACAAAAGTGCAGTCAACTGATTTAAAAGCCGATGGAAACGAAGTTGCTATCGAGTCAATAGAATTGGTTCACGAAGGTTTATCTATTCAAAATGACTAA
- a CDS encoding DUF5908 family protein, with protein MPIEIKELHIKINVNENSNSNAKPASSSSSNNEKDNVAECVEQVMKIIERKKER; from the coding sequence ATGCCAATTGAAATCAAAGAGCTTCACATTAAAATAAACGTGAACGAAAACTCAAATTCCAATGCAAAACCTGCCTCTTCTTCTTCATCCAATAATGAAAAAGATAATGTGGCTGAGTGTGTCGAGCAAGTAATGAAGATTATTGAACGAAAAAAAGAACGCTAA
- the vgrG gene encoding type VI secretion system tip protein VgrG, with product MNNSGVIQTSKSADLVTHKLLIEGNELSGIYQVMSIVVHNEVNRIPMAQIILTDGDASARDFKLSNEDLLIPGKKIEIKAGYHSDEETIYKGIVVKHSIKIKDNSSLLIVECKDEAVKMTIGRKSKYFYDVKDSDAFEDIIGTYGLEKDVESTNYSHKELVQYNTSDWDFIVSRAQANGKLCFVENGKISIKKPDLASEAVETVAFGASMLDFDAEIDARNQFAKVSSFSWNASNQELLEIEAKDPSVSLNGNLSPSDLSDIVKLENLELRHGGHVTDTELQDWADAKLLFQQLSKVRGRVKFQGIPAVKPNTIIMLEGVGDRFNGKAYITGVFHEIANGNWTVNAQFGLNPEWFSETYDVNTPSASGIIPSIKGLHIGIVTQLQDDPDGEDRILVKIPIINNEEQGIWCRVAALDAGDNRGTFFRPEIEDEVIIGFINEDPNDAIVLGMLHSSAKPAPLKASDDNHQKGIFTRSEMKVLFDDDKKSIAIETPAGKKITLDEDKGSIVIEDENSNVITIDSAGIKMESAGDISIKATGDVKIEGTNVNLKATAQFKAEGSAGAEMSSAAVAIVKGSIVQIN from the coding sequence ATGAACAATAGCGGCGTCATACAAACCAGTAAAAGTGCAGATTTAGTAACGCACAAATTGCTCATTGAGGGAAATGAGCTATCTGGTATTTACCAAGTAATGAGCATTGTAGTTCATAACGAAGTAAATAGAATACCGATGGCGCAAATTATTTTGACCGATGGAGATGCTTCTGCAAGAGATTTTAAATTAAGCAACGAAGATTTGCTGATTCCGGGGAAAAAAATTGAAATAAAAGCCGGTTATCACAGTGACGAAGAAACTATTTATAAAGGAATCGTTGTAAAACATTCCATAAAAATAAAAGACAATTCATCACTGTTAATTGTGGAATGCAAAGACGAAGCAGTAAAAATGACCATTGGCAGAAAAAGCAAATATTTTTATGACGTAAAAGACAGTGATGCTTTTGAAGACATTATAGGCACTTACGGATTAGAAAAAGATGTCGAAAGCACTAATTATAGTCATAAAGAGTTAGTGCAATACAATACTTCTGATTGGGATTTTATAGTTTCTCGTGCACAGGCAAATGGAAAATTATGTTTCGTTGAAAACGGCAAAATTTCGATTAAAAAACCAGATTTAGCTTCAGAAGCAGTAGAAACAGTTGCCTTTGGTGCAAGTATGCTGGATTTTGATGCCGAAATTGATGCTCGAAATCAGTTTGCCAAAGTTTCCTCTTTCAGTTGGAATGCATCCAATCAGGAATTATTAGAAATTGAAGCCAAAGATCCAAGCGTAAGTCTAAACGGAAATTTATCTCCTTCGGATTTATCCGATATCGTAAAGCTCGAAAACTTAGAATTACGTCATGGCGGTCATGTTACCGATACCGAATTGCAAGATTGGGCGGATGCAAAATTATTATTTCAACAACTGTCAAAAGTTCGCGGAAGAGTGAAATTTCAAGGCATTCCCGCAGTAAAACCCAACACAATTATTATGCTTGAAGGCGTTGGAGATCGTTTTAATGGCAAAGCGTATATTACTGGAGTTTTCCATGAAATTGCAAACGGAAATTGGACTGTAAACGCACAATTTGGATTAAATCCGGAATGGTTTTCTGAAACTTATGATGTCAATACACCATCGGCTTCCGGAATAATTCCATCCATAAAAGGACTGCATATTGGTATTGTAACCCAACTTCAGGACGATCCTGACGGCGAAGACAGAATTTTGGTCAAAATACCAATTATCAATAACGAAGAACAAGGTATTTGGTGCAGAGTTGCTGCCCTCGATGCCGGTGACAATAGAGGAACTTTTTTTAGGCCAGAAATTGAAGACGAAGTAATTATTGGCTTCATCAACGAAGATCCTAATGATGCGATTGTACTAGGAATGCTTCACAGCAGCGCAAAACCTGCTCCGCTAAAAGCATCTGACGATAATCATCAAAAAGGAATTTTTACAAGAAGTGAAATGAAAGTACTTTTTGATGATGATAAAAAATCAATCGCCATTGAAACTCCCGCTGGAAAAAAAATAACACTCGACGAAGACAAAGGTTCTATAGTTATTGAAGATGAAAATTCGAACGTGATTACAATTGACAGCGCAGGAATAAAAATGGAAAGTGCGGGCGATATTTCGATAAAAGCAACAGGCGATGTAAAAATTGAAGGCACTAATGTAAATCTAAAAGCAACCGCTCAATTTAAAGCCGAAGGAAGTGCCGGAGCAGAAATGTCATCAGCAGCGGTGGCGATAGTTAAAGGAAGTATTGTACAGATAAATTAA